The genomic interval GGCCAGCGCCTGGTACGTGAACTCGTTGCGCAAGGCCGCCGAACGGCTCGGGATCGCTTGTGACCGAATCGATCTCGGTGCCGACGCGACCGCCGAGCAGATCCGCGCCGAACTCGGCGCGCGCAGCGCGGACCCGGCCGTGGACGCCATCATGCTGCAAACCCCGCTGCCCGAGGGCGTCGCCCTCGACGACGTCAGCTCCTCGATCGCGGCCGCCAAGGACGTCGACGGCGTCAGCCCGCTGTCGCTGGGTCTGCTGGCGTCCGGCCTCGACGGCTTCGTGCCCGCCACCTCCGAGGCAGTGGTCGAATTGCTGAAGCACCACCGGATTCCGCTGCGGGGCCGGCACGTGGCGGTCGTCGGCCGCTCCAATATCGTCGGCAAGCCGCTGGCGCAGCTGTTGCTCGCCGAGGACGCCACGGTCACCGTGTGTCACTCCCGCACCGCCGACCTGGCCGCGATCACCTCGACCGCGGAGATCGTCGTCGCCGCGGCGGGTCGTGCGGGCCTGGTGACCGGCAAGCACGTCGCCGACGGCGCGGTAGTCATCGATGTCGGCACCAACGAGGCCGCGGACGGCGGCATTGTCGGTGACGTCGAGGCGGAATCGGTGCGCGGCAAGGCGTCCGCGCTGAGCCCGGTGCCCGGCGGTATCGGTCCGGTCACCACCGCGCTGCTCATGCGGCACGTGGTGGACGCCGCCGAGAAAGCCGCGAACTAAGCCGGTTTGATCGCGGTGATCAGTGTCTTGCCGCCGTTGCGCTCGGTCACGACGAGCTGCGCGTTGTAGGTGAACGCGTTGCCGTCGGGCCGGTGCTCGGTGACCACGACGATGTACTGCCCGACGAAGGCGCTTTCGGTGACGGCGACGCAGTGCGTGGTCCCGGCCGGCACGCTGTCGATGCCCTGCTGCAGCGCCGCCACCGAGGACACCGCGGCGTCCGAAGCGACCAGGGCGCGGGCTTTCTCGGCGGAACGTTCCACATAGAAGGCGTGCTGGAAGGCGAAGATCGCGCCGGGCCCGGAGTCGACGCCGCCCACGCCGTTGCCCTGAATGCGGTTGCCCACCCGCTCGTTCGGGCACACCGCCGCGGGGGGAGTGACGGAGGCGGGCGCGATATCGATCTCCGTCGAGGTGTTGGAGGCCACCGACTGCGGGGTCGGTCCGCCCTGGAACATGAAGAACGCGGCACCCAGCACGACGGCCGCGAAGAGTGATCCGGCCAGCGGAACCAGCCAGCGCGGCACCGGCGGCCGCCCCTTGGATCGGTCGACCAGCTGGGAGAAGCGGTCGCCCTCGAAGTACTCCGGGTCGCGCGACCGGGCGGATCTGCTGGATTCACGGCTGATCCAGTCGGACCATTCCCCCTGGTAGTCCTGATTGCCGCCGCGCCGTGCCGTCGTATCCGGTCGATCCATTACCCCACCTTCATCAGGTCCTACGCACTCCGCGAATGCGGTCCATCCAGTGCCGCAAGAAAATCCACGCGAAATCTGGACCAACGTCGAGACTAGTGGACGTGACCGGGGGAGCAGGGGTCCCGACTCGCGGATGGCCTAAGTGCGCCTACCCGGCGCGTCGCGGCTCGTTCGGGCCGCAGTCCTCGGGCGAATCCACGTCCAGCAGCGCCAGCAACTCGCGCAGCGTGTCCCGCTGCGGTGGGGACAGCGTCGCGAACAGGTCCGCGGCGGCGCGGCGGCGGTCCTCGGCCATCCGTTCCAGCACCGCGCGCCCCGCCTCGGTCGGCGTGACCAGTGTCGAGCGCCGGCTGGCGGGATCGGCCGCGCGGGTGACCAGGCCCGCGGTCACCAGGGAATCGACCACGGTGGTGGCCGAACGCGGGACGATGTCGAGTCGTTCGGCGAGCGCGGCCATCCGCAGCGGCTCGGTCGAACGGCCCAGGATGCGCAGTGCCCGCGCCTGTCCCGGGGTGAGCCCGAGTGGGGCGAGCCGGGCGTGCATGCTGCGGCGGATCCGGCGCGCGGTGCGCAGAAACAGGTCGGGCAGGTCGTGTTCGGAGCCGCTGTCCATGACGCTGACCATAGCTCATTGTTCTTTTGGCAACTATGAGTCATACTCAGCTTCGTGGCTCAGCCCTGTTCCGAAGGAG from Nocardia goodfellowii carries:
- a CDS encoding bifunctional 5,10-methylenetetrahydrofolate dehydrogenase/5,10-methenyltetrahydrofolate cyclohydrolase, producing the protein MDTASLTGKELAAAINADTKQRAAARTAHGPAPRLALVVATDDPASAWYVNSLRKAAERLGIACDRIDLGADATAEQIRAELGARSADPAVDAIMLQTPLPEGVALDDVSSSIAAAKDVDGVSPLSLGLLASGLDGFVPATSEAVVELLKHHRIPLRGRHVAVVGRSNIVGKPLAQLLLAEDATVTVCHSRTADLAAITSTAEIVVAAAGRAGLVTGKHVADGAVVIDVGTNEAADGGIVGDVEAESVRGKASALSPVPGGIGPVTTALLMRHVVDAAEKAAN
- a CDS encoding MarR family winged helix-turn-helix transcriptional regulator, coding for MDSGSEHDLPDLFLRTARRIRRSMHARLAPLGLTPGQARALRILGRSTEPLRMAALAERLDIVPRSATTVVDSLVTAGLVTRAADPASRRSTLVTPTEAGRAVLERMAEDRRRAAADLFATLSPPQRDTLRELLALLDVDSPEDCGPNEPRRAG